A genomic window from Cyprinus carpio isolate SPL01 chromosome B9, ASM1834038v1, whole genome shotgun sequence includes:
- the LOC109098735 gene encoding prostaglandin F2 receptor negative regulator-like, with amino-acid sequence MTKAIPWENHRLHKMDKGTGLRPVILIIALVSFCEARVVKVPVGSLVHVEGQAVSIRCDVSDYEGPRDQDFEWYLVLADEKLLSIVSTFDSNFVDSSMRDRVNSGEISYNKLGDAAVELKFKKVRATDSGVYRCSTPSTDSVVRGNYYADVELKVIGDSLKVAPVIPKSAVSEGESVELQCSATRGFTEHTFLSVTWSFRKESSPLEEILTFGPDDKIKVGRNYTQRYTDGGLQLDLRGSGFYGLILKRAKPSDQGEYVCAAQEWVRQGEEGRNWRKILEKSEEMGKVVVTPTELQFKVTLTASLNPQSTSEPTELRCEVVDLLHLQDGRLGVTWSYSTNTPGDVSQKKLTIASLNEQGALIADSQYQQRLDSGDIAVTRRESNIFILRMLQTRDVDMGSYSCAVTAWKPTKQSGWEKTKEVQSAPVTVQWTPKIPVLQVVAHRVREASTGGSTFEMSCQVTGQNLKNLGYSVLIRFEETAGGKSRKVLSLSQDSVLQLEEWSEPSRIDSVVLEKTGQLEYRFRLYGAQVTDRGVYYCDVTAWTRHQSQDWIKAVSAESNKIEIAFLHSGPVFNISIHSEANNVSPGDTVQMKCIISILEASPNTGDMAFDVRWFHKTDRAVDNGVQPLISMDRWGVVKKTGSNETSLERTDRHTFVLSLHKIEDRDVGEYYCTATPWLLSPATGAWNKEKDLTSASSFLSVKTQLWESLKMPVGYGLAAALIAGLLSVLLGLAVAHCCFSRNPMHTPRSRNKLMDHLEMD; translated from the exons ATGACAAAGGCGATCCCGTGGGAAAATCACCGCCTTCACAAAATGGATAAAGGAACGGGACTCCGTCCTGTGATTTTGATTATTGCTCTTG TGTCGTTCTGTGAGGCCCGTGTGGTGAAGGTTCCGGTCGGGTCTCTAGTCCATGTAGAGGGGCAAGCTGTCTCCATTCGCTGTGATGTGTCTGACTACGAGGGACCCAGAGATCAGGATTTTGAGTGGTATTTGGTCCTTGCCGATGAAAAATTGCTCTCGATCGTCTCCACCTTTGACAGTAATTTTGTGGACTCTTCAATGAGGGACCGGGTTAACAGTGGTGAAATTAGTTATAATAAGCTGGGAGATGCTGCTGTTGAACTCAAATTCAAGAAGGTCAGAGCAACAGACAGTGGCGTTTATCGCTGCAGTACCCCGAGCACCGATTCGGTCGTCAGAGGGAACTACTACGCCGATGTGGAGCTCAAAG TGATCGGGGACAGTCTGAAGGTGGCTCCAGTCATTCCCAAGTCAGCGGTGTCTGAGGGAGAATCAGTGGAACTCCAGTGCAGCGCGACACGGGGCTTCACGGAGCACACCTTCCTCTCCGTTACTTGGTCCTTCAGGAAAGAGAGCAGCCCGCTGGAGGAAATCTTGACGTTTGGGCCAGATGATAAGATCAAAGTAGGACGCAACTACACTCAGCGTTACACAGATGGTGGACTTCAGTTGGACCTTCGTGGAAGTGGTTTTTATGGACTGATCTTGAAAAGAGCAAAGCCATCAGACCAAGGGGAGTATGTGTGTGCGGCCCAGGAGTGGGTGAGACAGGGGGAAGAAGGAAGAAACTGGCGCAAGATTCTGGAGAAGTCTGAGGAAATGGGAAAGGTGGTTGTTACACCCACAG AGCTGCAATTCAAGGTGACCCTTACAGCATCTCTGAACCCTCAGTCCACCAGCGAGCCCACTGAACTGCGCTGTGAGGTGGTCGACCTCCTCCACCTCCAAGATGGCCGCCTGGGCGTGACCTGGTCTTACTCTACAAACACGCCTGGAGATGTATCTCAGAAGAAACTCACTATAGCCTCCCTGAATGAACAAGGAGCTCTGATTGCAGACAGCCAGTACCAGCAGAGGCTGGACAGTGGGGACATAGCAGTGACCAGGAGAGAGTCTAACATCTTCATTTTGCGAATGCTTCAGACTCGAGACGTGGACATGGGCTCTTATTCCTGTGCTGTAACAGCATGGAAGCCCACTAAGCAAAGTGGATGGGAAAAAACGAAGGAGGTCCAGTCAGCACCTGTCACTGTTCAGTGGACACCAAAGA TTCCAGTTTTGCAAGTAGTAGCCCATCGTGTGAGAGAAGCCTCGACTGGTGGATCCACATTTGAGATGAGCTGTCAGGTGACTGGTCAGAACCTGAAGAATCTCGGCTACTCTGTGCTCATCCGCTTCGAGGAGACCGCGGGAGGAAAGTCCCGCAAAGTGTTGTCACTCAGCCAGGACTCAGTCTTGCAGCTAGAGGAGTGGAGCGAGCCGAGCCGCATTGACAGCGTGGTTCTGGAGAAGACCGGGCAGCTCGAGTACCGCTTCCGTTTGTATGGGGCCCAGGTCACAGATCGAGGGGTCTACTATTGTGACGTCACGGCCTGGACACGGCATCAGAGCCAAGACTGGATCAAAGCCGTCAGTGCGGAGTCCAATAAGATTGAGATCGCTTTTTTACACTCAG GTCCAGTATTCAACATATCCATTCATTCAGAAGCAAACAATGTGTCACCGGGCGACACAGTCCAAATGAAGTGCATCATATCCATCCTGGAAGCTTCTCCGAACACTG GTGATATGGCATTTGATGTACGCTGGTTCCATAAAACAGACCGGGCTGTAGATAACGGAGTCCAACCTCTCATCAGTATGGACCGCTGGGGAGTGGTAAAGAAGACAGGCTCCAATGAAACCAGTCTGGAGCGCACCGACCGACACACGTTTGTCCTGAGCTTACACAAGATTGAGGATAGAGATGTGGGAGAGTACTACTGTACAGCCACACCCTGGCTCCTGTCCCCTGCTACTGGTGCCTGGAACAAGGAGAAGGACCTCACCTCTGCTTCGTCATTTCTATCTGTCAAAACACAAT TGTGGGAGTCTTTGAAGATGCCTGTGGGATATGGTTTGGCTGCTGCTCTGATCGCTGGTCTTCTCTCAGTGCTGCTGGGTCTTGCTGTCGCCCACTGCTGTTTCTCCAGGAACCCCATGCACACGCCCCGTTCCCGTAACAAGCTTATGGACCACCTGGAGATGGATTAA